From Desmodus rotundus isolate HL8 chromosome 12, HLdesRot8A.1, whole genome shotgun sequence, one genomic window encodes:
- the CLEC3A gene encoding C-type lectin domain family 3 member A: protein MAKSGLVIYVLVITLLLDQTTSHTSKFKARKHSKRRVKEKDGDLKTQVEKLWREVNALKEMQALQTVCLRGIKVHKKCLLASEGSKHFHEANEDCISKGGTLVIPRNSDEINALRDYGKRSLPGVNDFWLGINDLVTEGKFVDVNGIAISFLNWDRAQPNGGKRENCALFSQSAQGKWSDEVCRSSKRYICEFIIP from the exons ATGGCAAAGAGTGGACTTGTAATTTACGTCCTGGTTATCACCTTACTCCTGGACCAGACCACCAGCCACACGTCCAAGTTCAAAGCAAGGAAGCACAGCAAACGTCGAGTAAAAG AAAAGGATGGAGACCTAAAGACTCAAGTTGAAAAGCTCTGGAGAGAAGTGAATGCACTGAAGGAAATGCAGGCCCTGCAGACAG TCTGTCTCCGGGGCATAAAAGTTCACAAGAAATGCCTCCTTGCTTCGGAAGGCTCGAAACACTTCCATGAAGCCAATGAAGACTGCATCTCCAAGGGAGGGACTCTGGTTATCCCCAGAAACTCGGACGAAATCAATGCCCTTCGAGACTATGGTAAAAGGAGCTTGCCAGGTGTCAATGACTTTTGGCTGGGCATCAATGACTTGGTCACAGAAGGCAAGTTTGTTGATGTCAATGGAATTGCCATCTCCTTCCTCAACTGGGACCGAGCACAGCCTAATGGTGGCAAGCGGGAAAACTGTGCCCTGTTCTCCCAGTCAGCTCAGGGCAAATGGAGTGATGAGGTCTGTCGTAGCAGCAAGAGGTACATATGTGAGTTTATCATCCCTTAA